The sequence TAATCGTTGCCTCTGGTTTTCGAAAGAGATTTTCTAAACGATTTTGTAAAACGGCCAAAGGCGTTCTCAGTTCGTGACTCGCATTTTCAACAAAGGACTTCTGCTTTTGCATACTTTCCAGCAAGGGTTTGACACTGACACGTGCCAGATAAACACTGGCAATTAAAGACAGGAGCCAGAAACTAGCCATGACTACAACAATTAAATGCTCGTGGTTTTGGCTGATTTGCTCGAGCTGGCTGGTATTGATTAAAACCGCAGCATATTTGACGTTACTTGAGACGGAAGATGAGTTGGTTTCCATCAAAATCATCCGATAGGTTTCTTCCTGACCATAGCTATTGACAACTTGGATTTGGCGAATGTGATTCAACTCCTTTTTGTCCAGCTTGATCTTGTCCAAACCTAAAAAGCGATTGCCCAGTAAGAGCTGATTAAAATCCTTGTCAAAGAGCAAGACTTCCGTATTGGAGCTGACATTGGGCTTGATTTCAGCCTTGTTGGCATCCGCTGTTGCTGGTTGAATATCCTTAACCACTTCAGTTGCCCGATTCAGGGCTAACTGGATAACCGCTTGGGGACTGCTACTAAGGGCTTGGAGTTTTTCATCTACAGAAGTGTAGAGACTCGAGTGCATGACCTGGAGGATAATCAAGGTCATAGCAGAGAAGATCAGGGTGAACACTCCAAAGTTTCGAATGAAATAGCTGAAATCATCCGCATACCATGTTTTTTTTAGTTTATTGAACATCTTTTAAAATATACCCGACACTACGCAAGGTTTGAAGATTTTCAGCAAAGGCTGTTCCCTTCAATTTCTTACGAACTTTTGAGACATAGACTTCTACAACGGAAATCGTCGTATCGCTATCAAATCCCCATAGACGGTCAAAAATTTGCGTCTTAGGAAGAATAACATTTTGATTTTGAAGGAAGTAAACCAATAATTCAAACTCTTTTCCGAGTAGTTCCACAGGAGTGTCTTCCACCTTCACTTCATTCGTTGAAAGGTTGACGACAATATCTCCATAGGTCAAGGTGTTTTCGTTAAACTTACCTGAACGTTTGAGAAGGGCTTGGATTCGCATTTTGAGTTCTTCAAGGTAGAAAGGTTTGGTGAGGTAGTCATCCGCTCCAAGCTCAAAACCGTGTCCCTTGTCATCCAAACTCTCTTTGGCAGTCATGATAAGGACTGGTGTCGTGATTCCTTTTTCACGCAATTCTTTCAAGACTTGGAACCCATTTTTTTCCGGCAACATCAGGTCAAGCAAAATCAAGTCATAAACGCCACTTTCAGCTTCGTAGAGACCTTCTTCTCCATCAAAGACCTGCATGACATCTGCAAAATCATCCAAAAAGTCAAATACTGAGTTTGACAGACCCAGGTCATCTTCTACTAATAAGATTTTTATCATCAGAAACTCCTCCTTCTTATGATTATTATACCAAAATTGCCTTAAAAAAAACTCAACTCTCTCTTCTTTTCAGATAGAAAGTTGAGTTTTTGTTTACATAAACGAATTAAGCTTTAGCATATTGGGCTACAACAGCTTCTACTGCAGCTTTTTCACGCTTAATCAAGTCAACACGCGCTGCGATATCCTTGATCCCCATGCGGATATTACGGCTAAGAGCTAGGTCAGAAAGTTGTGGTTCAAAGAATTCCTTGTACTCTGCCAAGCGTTGCTCTGTTTTAAAGATATGTGATGGGAAGATGACAAAGCTGTCAAAGCTCATGTCGCCACCAAGAGCTGCCTTGATCCAATCCCAGTTTTCGCGCGCCCATACCCAAACAGTCTCTTGAGTTGCTTGGTGTCCGAGGAATTGGAGGTACCATGAAGAAAGGTCTTGAGGTTTGACCACAAATTTGTCCTTCCATGAACTAATCAAGGTTTGGATATTGTCAGCATCTGTACTGTAGGCTAGAGCAGCTGCCAACTGGCGTTTGAAGACCGCATCCGTCGCATGAGTGTAGAGGTCCAGATAAGTTGCGACCAAGTCCTTGGTCTCATGGTGTTTCATCTCATTGATGAGAACTTGTGCACGGATGGCTGCTGGAAGTCCTGCAAGGTTCTCCTTATGAGCTGCAAAGATTTGACTAGCGACTTGACTAGCTTCTGCATCATTGGAGCGAATCATCATAGAAACGGCCAGCTGACGAACCAATTCATCCTCATCTGATTCTCCGTCTTTAGCTTCAAAACCAAGACGGTCATAGTTATGACGAGCCAATTTAGCAACCAGACTGTTAAAGGCTTTCTCAGCTTCTGTACCTTCATCGATAAAGCGTTCAAGGGCAGCAATCACTTGAGAAACAGCTGAAACAACAAGGTAAGACTCTTCCTTAGCAAGTTTATCAAGGACTGGGAGCAAGTCAGCATAAGAAATGTGCCCTGCTTCAGCAAGCAGACGACGTTCTTGGACGATTTGCAGTTTGCTTGTGTTATCAAGTGACTCTAGCTCAGCAAGAACAGCATCTAACAAGTCTCCTTGATAGTCTGTAATGTAGTGGGCTGTATTTTCAGTGTTAAGGCGAAGTGCTCCTTTATTTTCAGCAAGAAGAGCGGCGTAGCCAGGAATTTCGATACTTTCAGTTTCAAGTGTATCTGGTAGACCTTTCCAGTTGCTGTTGAGTGGCACTACCCAGAGGCGGTTCTTGTCTTCATGCTCACCGATAAAGAATTGTTTTTGTGAAATCTTCAAGACATCATTTTCAACTTTGACAGTGAGAACTGGGTAACCAGGTTGTTCCAACCAAGAGTCCATGAAGGCTGCAACATCACGACCTGATGCTTGTCCGAGAGCATTCCAAAGGTCACGACCGATGGTATTGCTGTACTGGTGTTTTTCAAAGTAGGCATGCAATCCTTTAGCGAAATCCGCATCACCTAGCCAACGACGAAGCATGTGCATGAGACGGCTTCCTTTAGCATAGACGATAGCGCCATCAAAGAGCGTATTGATTTCATCTGGGTGTTTGACTTCGACATGGACAGACTGAACGCCATCCGTCGCGTCACGTTTAAGCGCCGCTGGAACTCCACCTGTTTGGAAGTCTTCAAAGATATTCCAACTTGGCTCGATGGCATCCACACAGACGTATTCCATCATGTTTGCGAAGCTTTCATTAAGCCAAAGATCATCCCACCATTTCATAGTCACGAGGTTACCAAACCATTGGTGAGCCAACTCATGTGCCACAACAAGGGCAACTTGTTGTCGACTAGCAAAGGTTGAGTTCTCATCCACAACCAAGTAAACTTCACGATAAGTCACAAGACCCCAGTTTTCCATAGCACCTGCTGAGAAGTCAGGAAGGGCGATGTGAAGTGATTGAGGGATTGGGTACTTAACTCCGTAGTAATCTTCATAAAACTCGATAGAGCGAACGGCGATGTCCAGTGAGAAATCAAGGTTGGATAATGGGTGAGCTTTGGTTGAGTAGACACCTACAAGGGTACCGTTTTTAGTTTTAGCGGTCACACCTTGCAAATCACCTGCTACAAAGGCCAACAAGTAAGAAGACATACGAGGTGTTGTCGCAAACTTCCAGATGCCTGTTTCCTTACGGTTTTCCACATCAATTTCTGGCATGTTTGACAAGGCCACTTCACCTTCTGCTTGGTCAAAACGTAGAGCGAGGTCAAAAGTCGCTTTTGCTTCTGGCTCATCCACACATGGGAAGGCTTCGCGCGCAAAATGGCTCTCGAACTGAGTAGACAAGACTTCCTTCTTGACTCCATCAACTGTGTAGTAAGAAGGGTAAATACCTGTCATGTTGTCTGTGATTTTTCCTGAAAAAGCGATGACTAATTCAACTTGACCAGCCTCAGCCAATTCGATATGAAGGGCTTCATTGTCATGGTCAACTGTAAATGGACGAGCTTGACCTGCAACTTCCACAGAAGTGATTTCCAAGTCTTTTTGGTGAAGGGAAATACGATCACTCTGTGCTTGACCAGTAATGGTTACCTTCCCGGAAAAGGTCTTGGTCTCACGACTCAAGTCTAAAAATAAATCATAATGTTCAGGAACAAATTGGGTAATAAAATGTTCAACTGCTTGCATAGTTTTCTCCTATTCTAAGTTTAAGAGTTTTACTCTTCTTCAAACAAACTTATTATATCATGTTTTGCTTTAGAAAAAAGGATTGGACGGTAATTTCCAAAACTTTCTTCCTTCTGCAGTCTACAGTGGGTAGACCTTGCGAAATTCTTCCAAAACGACCTTGCTGTCAGGCGTAAAAGGCAGCCCAGCTTCCCTCATCCACTCGGTGAAACAGTCTTCATGAACCTGACGCCAATAGGCTAAAGATTTGTCTCCCTCACCTTCCTTATAGGCATGGTCTGCAGAAACTTGATTGAAATGCTGAACGGAGACCTTAGTAATTTCGACAATGCAGACAGCCTGATTTTGACTGTCTAAAATGACATCGAAGGTCCCTTCTTGCGGAAGAGGTTCGTCCTCTATTGCGTAGAGGTCGTAGGCTGAGGCGGTTGCTGTCTTTTCGCCTTTTAAAACCAAACCTGCCAAGAGATCGCCTTCCACTCCAAAAGCCCAGGCATCTATCTCATCTCCAATCGAGGGGTTAATTTGCTTATACGCATTCCACATTTCTTGCGGTGTCATGGGTTGCTCCTTTGTAATTTTTTACTCACTTCTTTTACACGTTTGAGATGGTCTGGATGATCAATCTCTAAATTAAAAATCTCTGGAATAGAACTGTAGTGGATAATACACTTGATACCCATCTGATTCATTTTTTGTATGAAAGAAGCATTCAGATAGCCTGCTACAGCAAAGTCAATCTTTTTCATCCTTGCTTTATCCTGCATGTCTCTCAGCATATCTAACATTATTGGACTTTCCATATCATGCCATTGACTGTTTCTCACAGTCGCAAAAACAAAAGAAGTCAAATCATTCATTCCAACTATAATCTTTGAAATACCAGTTTCCAGTATCCTGTCCAAGTCAAAATATGCTGACGGTAATTCAATCATTGTACCGACTTTTCCAGTAAAACCATGCTCACGCAATACTCTAATAGCTTGTTTTAATTGGTCGGCATCATTGACAAAAGGAAAAATAACAGACAGATTAGGATTGGTTTGATAAACTTCTGTAACGACATGTGCCTCAGCCTGAAATTCATTCGGACACGCCAGCAAACGCCTTATCCCTCTATATCCAAACAAGGGATGATTTTCATCAAAATGCTCTTTAGTCCCCTCTAAACAATTAGCTTCTGTATTTGTTAACTCTGAAAAACGATACCAAACCTCTTCATCTGAGTACAAGGAGCAAATGGTATCTAGATAATCTTTTACAAATTGCTGACAACTTGGTAATAGGATGTTTTGATTAAGCTCTCTCAGTAAGTATTCTCCACGAATCATACCGACGTGGTGCAATAACTGAGGATACACTTTTTCAACAATTTGTTCTCCACTAAGGACAAGTTGGTTTCTCATCATTCACCTTCCAATTCATGTAAGAAGTCTTATCCAGTTCTGGAAATTCTAATAATTCAGACTTAACCTTCAAGACTAATGGTGATGCATTTTCTTCTGTGATTTTCTGAATATCCATCCAAACATATCCGAGTGAATCATTCGCACCATCAGAGACAGCTTCAGAAATCGTGACTTGAGCTTCCTTCTCGTTGACCTCAATATCATAAAATGCCATGATATGGTGAACCATAAAATTTTTTAACTCTTCCCTGACGAAAACATCGTAGATTCGAGGATTGGAGTAGCTTCTAACAGTATATCCCGTCTCTTCCATAACTTCTCTAATCAGCGTTTCCGTCAATCCTTCCCCAAGTTGCTGACTACCACCTGGTAAATCATAACGATGTTGATAAGGGCCCCTCGTTTTTTCAATGCAGAGTAACTTCCCATTTTCAAAGCAAACAGCATAGACTCCAAAGTGTTTTTTGATTTCCATCCAACTCCTCCTACTTCAAAGACCAGCCACCATCTATTGTCAAAATTTGTCCCTGCATGGCGCTCGCTTTTCCACTTGCTAAGAAAAGGCTAATTTCTGCTACTTCCTCTGGCTCAATCCAGCGCTTGATTGGCGTTTCACTAGCTACCCAGTCAGCTAAGCCACCTGGTTCAAAGTCCGCAGCGGTCATAGCTGTCTTGACTGCCCCTGGAGCAATCCCATAGACCTGAATACCTGCCTCTGCATAGTCTAGAGCCAACTGCTTGGTAAAGCCAACTAAGGCGTGCTTAGACGAGGTATAGGCGTGACCACCTCCGCCAGCTAGACTTGAAGCAATCGAACACATATTGATGATGATTCCTTTTTTATTTTCCAGCATTTGCGTCAAATAATAACGAGTCAACTCAACAGGAGTCATATAGTTGATTTCAAAAATCTCTTGAATTTCCTGGGCTGATTGTTCCAGTAAGGGTTTGTAAGCATCCAAAACTCCTGCAGTATTACATAAAACATCCACCTGAGGGCACCAGTCAAAAACAGGTTTCAAGTCTAAGATCAAATCTCTCTGTAAAAAGTGAAAATCACCCTCCAAGAGTGGATTTTCACCTTGGTCCACTCCATATACTTGATAGCCATTCTCTAAAAAGAGTCGAGCTTGAGCCAGACCAATCCCTGAACTCACTCCCGTAATCAATACACGTCTAGTCATGCACTTCTACCCAATCTGTCGCCAAAACATCACAAGGTGTCGGACTCCACATGGAAAAACCTTCTCCCTCCCCAGACACGTTGATTAGGAAATAAGGCGTCACTTCAAGTGCAACCCCGTTTTGCTCGATAGTGTCAAAAAGCTGAACATAGTTTTCAGCCCCTCCTCAACCAGTTCGTACATATTTTTTCTTGGCCTTTAATCCAGGCAGGATTTCTTCAAAAGTCATGATGTTCTCCTTCAATTCTACATTCTTCATTTAATTATAACAAAAAACCGTTTTCCAACGGCTTTTTGACTGTATCTTAGTTCAATAAAACAAATAGCTATCCAATTTTTTAATTATTTCAGTTCAATTAATTTATTGTAGATTTTCTCAGTCAGTTCTTTCTGTTGCGCTCCTGTTAAATGGTGCGAAGTGCGAATTAATATGGTTCCATAAACATAGTGGGATCCCGGATTTAAAGCAGTTCCATCAAAAGCACTAATATAAGTATTGCGCTTTTCTGCATCTTCTTTTGTCTTATAAACTTCTATATTTCCACCAGCATCATTACCTTTTTGAACAATATCTGAGCCTTCTACAGATTCATTCACTTGCTTGTCAACGAAATATACAGACGCTGTATATCCTCCTTGTTTATTTAATTTTTTATTAGGGTCATTATCCTCCGTAACAGATTGTACTCCAGTAATTGATTCAATTTCTTTGAGTCTTTCTTCAATAAAAGAACTAGAAGGATTTGTAATTTGTTTTAATTGAAGAATGCTATTTTGATAGTGAGTCAATTTTTCAGACAAATTCTTTTTTGTTTCACTATAATCTAATGGTTGACTTAATTCTTCAATTTGCTTCTCAATCTTAGCAGTCGCTTTCTCCATTTCTGGTTCTTTACGAAGTGAATCTTTGCTATCCTTTATAGTTGATTTCAATTCTTCCAATGTCTTAGAATCAAGAGGTTCTTCATTATTCTCAATAACCTTTTCAGCCTCAGCTATTTGATCTTCAACTTCTTTATTCTTTTCATTTAAATCCTTTACTACATCTTCAAACTTAGTTACAGCAGCTTGATGAGGCGCATAGGATAAGAAATAGTATCCTGTTGCCAAACCTAAAGCAATAAAAGTAATAAGCCCAACAATCATTGATTTCTTCATTTTAAACTCCTCAATTTATAAATAATCTCCTCTATATTTTAATATATTGTTTTAAATATTTCAAGTGTAAAAAGCTATAGAATCAACTTATTGCCAGATATACAAAAACGATAACCACTTTTCAGTAGTTATCGTTGATTTCTTTTGATTAGTCTTTCCAACCAAGTTTGCTGTTGATAGTCATCATGATGCTGGCTATCTTCTCACCCCAGTAAGGATCAGAAGCATAGCGAACATTCATCCCGGTTGCTTTATTTCCAAGGTGGTCTCTGCCATAGTCGATGTAGTTCTCACGGATCCACTTGGCCGCTCCGAGAATTCCTTTGTCCACATTATCAAAGCTCTTGGCTGAGAGATATGGGCTCGTATCATAAGCAGCAATACCAAAGAAGTTGTTCTTATCTCTGGCAATTTGACTACGTCCCCACGCACTTTCAAGAGCGCTATGTGCCATCAAGTAAAGGGCATTGACACCGTAGCGTTCCTCAGCTTCTTTGAAAGTCGCTCCTTTACCTGCTAGAGGACTATCCTGCAAGTTCATCATTGAATACAGTTTATCCAATTCAGCTGCACTATAATTACTTGGTTCTCTCAAGTTTTTATAGAGGAAAGGATTTTTAATGGTAAAGCCATCAAAATGCTCTCCATCAGTTGAGTAGTACTTCTTACCAATAACCATAGCAGAAGTGTGTGGAGCTACTTTGATACTCGTGTATGGAGAGAGTTCATGGTAAAGGAATTTCCCATCACTAGTATAATGAGGGATAAACTCGCTTCCTTCATCCACTGCTGTCAAATCACTTTGATTCATATAGCCAGACAAGCCAGAAATCGAAACTGCAAGTCGGCCACCTTTTCGCGTCAAGCTATCCAGTGAAACAATGCTTCCTTGGTTAATGTAACTTAAGATTTCTCCAGATGCACTATAGACATAGGCTGTGATGGGTTTAACTTTGTAATATTTGGTTTTATCCGCAACATGCCATCTACCAGAAGCATCCAAGGTATGGCCATCCACAGTTTCATTTTTTGCCATATAACCGCCTGATTTAAGGTAGTACCATGATTGGTCAGATGAATCGTAGATTAATTCTTTCTCAGCCATCTTTCCATTTGACTTGAGGTAGAACCAATTGTTCTTGTACCATACCCACTCACTCGCAGCCATATAACCACCAGATTTGAGATAGTAGTAACCATTATCCCAGAGCCATTCTTTATTGACATAATTTCCATCAGAGTTAATATAGAACCAAGAGTTATAATTCTTGTCAAAGAGCCAGCCCTTGCCTGCTTTTGCTCCACTGCTGGTCACATAACTACGGTCAATCCAAGTTTCCGTAGAGAGGTAGCCGCCTAATTTGAAATGGTAATCCTTGCCTTTGATGGTTTGCCAACCTTTTTCAGCATAGGTTCCGTCAGCTTTCAAGTAAAACCAAGAGTTATAATTCTTATCAAAGAGCCATTCCGATTTCAATTTAGCTCCACTTTTAGCAACATAGAAGCGGTCAATCCAGCGCTCGGTAGAAAGATAGCCACCTAATTTGAAATGGTAATCTTTTCCATCAATAGTTTGCCAGCCTTTTTCGGCATAGCTACCATCAGATTTCAAGTAAAACCAAGCATCATAATTCTTATCAAAGAGCCATTCCGATTTCAATTTGGCTCCACTCTTTGCAACATAGAAGCGGCCAATCCAGCGCTCGGTAGAAAGATAGCCTCCAAATTTGAAATGGTAGTCCTTTCCATCTATGGTTTGCCAGCCATTTTCAGCATAGGTACCATCTTGTTGAAGGTAGAACCAACTGCTATAGTTGTCATCATAAATCCAGGCTTGTTTAACCTTATGACCATTTTCTGACAAATAGGTCTTACCAAGCCAAGCATTTTTCAGCATTTTACCTTGTGAATTGATGTAGTACTGGTTCTCACCTTGAGTGATCCACTCATCTTTGGCCATTTTCCCGTCTTCTTTAAGGTAATATTTTTCTTGACCTTGTTGAATCCATTCTTTTTGAGCTTTCTGACCATCAGACTTTAGATAATACCAGGATTCTTTTTCCTGATTAAATACCCACTGTTCCTTTGCTTTAGCACCACTTTCAGTCACATAGTACTGGCCAACCCACGTTTTCGTAGCTAATTTTCCAGCTTCGTTAAAATAGTAATCTTTACCACCAACTGTCAACCAGCCATTTTCTGCACGTTGACCATTATCTTTAAGATAAAACCAGTTCTGATGCGTTTGGTCAAAAAGCCATTGCTTGGTTGCTGGTTTCCCGTCTGCTTTGAGGTAGGTCTTTCCTTGCCACGTCCCCTCTTCTGCTTTTGCTGTCTCCACTACAGTAAAAAAACACCCCAATAAGCCAGCACTTACTAGGGCCACTTTCCATCGTTTCATTTAAATGCTCCAATAACGTTTTCTAAACCCTATTGTAACATAGTTAATCGACGGAAATATTACAAATTGATGAAGATTCTATTTCTTGTTGACGATAAGGAAGACCTAGCTTATCTCAGATTGGCTTTGACTTCCTGACGGAGATTTTCTAGACTGCTAATGCCGTATTTATCCATGACTTTTGGTAAATTTTCAATAATATCAGGACAGGCATATGGATTGGTAAAATTGGCTGTTCCAACTCCGATAGCAGAGGCACCAGCCAGATACATTTCTAGCGCTGCTTCAGCAGAATCCACTCCTCCCATTCCAATGATGGGAAGGTCGGTTGTTTGGGCGACTTGGCGGATGAGTTTGAGGGCTACTGGAAAGACTGCTGGTCCAGACATTCCACCTGTTCCATTGGCTAGGATTGGTTTTCTGGTTTTAAGGTCAAAGCGCATACCGACAAGGGTATTGATCATGGTTAGGCCACTTGCCCCTGCATCTTCTGCGGCTTTGGCGATGGTGACAACATCCGTTACACTAGGGGTTAATTTAACATAAACTGGCACATCAGAGGCTTCCACAGCTGCCTTTACCACTTCATAAGCCAAGTCAGGATCTTGCCCAATCAAAAGTCCATGATTGCCGTGATCCACATTCGGACAAGAGATATTGAGCTCGATAGCTTTTACATTTGTAGCCTTGGAAATCCCCTGAGAAACGGCAGCGTACTCTTGTTTTGAAAAGCCTGCTACATTGGCGATGATGGGAAGCGAAGGATATTCTCTTTCCAGCCAAGGCAACTTTTCAGCTAAAACAGCTTCTAAACCTGGATTTTGTAAACCGATTGCATTGAGCATGCCAGCAGGTGTCTCTGCTACCCTAGGAGTAGGATTGCCAAAACGGGGTTCAAGTGTCGTCGCCTTGATCATAATGGAGCCTAAAAGATCTAAATCATAGTACTTGGCATACTCTTGGCCAAAACCAAAACAGCCTGATGCTGGTATGATGGGGTTTTTCAAGTCCAAGCCTGGTAGAGAAACTTGTAAACGATTTGTAGTCATGACTTTCTCCTTATAATACAACTGTTCCTGTACGGAAAACAGGACCATCTTCACAGACACGTTGGCTGACCGTCTCACTTTCTGGTACTTTTAGAACGCAGGCATAGCAGGCCCCCATTCCGCAAGCCATACGAGATTCTAGAGATAGATAGGCTCTTGGGTGGTCATAAAACCTTTGATTGATGTACTTCATCATTCCTGGAGCTCCACATGAGTAGACGGCGTCAAATTGACTGTCTAAATCATTGATGACAACAGATACATTTCCCTTAATGCCATAAGAACCATCATCTGTCGTTACAAAGACCTGACCATATTGGGTCAATTCTGTTTCGAGAATAACAGCATTCTTGTTGGCAAAACCGAGGACTGTCACTACTTTCACCCCACGCGCATGCAATTCCTTGGCTACCTCAAGTAAGGGTGGAACACCAATTCCTCCTCCAACGAGGAGAACTTGGCTCTGATTGTCTAGGTCGGACAAGTCAAAACCATTTCCCTGAGGCCCCATCACATCAAGAGTATCTCCCTGACTTAAGGTTGAAAAAATAGCTGTCCCAGCACCCTCTATCCGATAAATAAGATGACACTGCTTCTTAACCTTGTCAATAGATGAGATTGAAATAGGACGACGCAAGAGATGGGCATCATCAGGCACGCGCAGATGGAGAAATTGGCCAGCTCGCATGGCTTCAACCATTTCTCCTTCTAGGACTAATTCAAAGATTGCTGGCGCAATTGCCTCTTGTGCGACCACCTTCATGGTTTCCAAACGAATCGCACCCATACGCTTCTTACATGTGGGATTCATGATTTTCCTCCTTAAATTTTAAGGGGACCAGATAAAGAAAAGACCTTGCTATTGCAAGGTCTCAGTCGAGATAGGACAGAACTCATGCGCACACTTAAAAAGTCTCCGCAAAGAGTCCCCTATCCCTTTTATCTGACACCTTGTGAGTCTCTCTGGACTCCCCTTAAAGGTTAAATTTGTATTAGTATACTCTTTCAAAGTAAAAAAGTCAAGTAGAAAACGAACATTCTACTTGATCTTACTGGATTATTTTTCACGAATGACTTCGACCTTGTAGCCATCCGGATCCTTGACAAAGTAATAGTTTGGTGGGTTACCTGGTAGGCCTTTGGGCTCTGTAACCTCATAGCCTTTGTTGCTGTGTTCTTGATGAAGTGCCTCAAGGTCAGGTGTACTGAGGGCGATATGGGCGAAGCCATCTCCTACCACATAAGGACCGTGATCATAGTTATAGGTCAACTCCAACTCATAGTCATCCCCCTCAAGTCCTAGATAGACAATGGTGAAAGCATGATCTGGAAAATCTCTGCGACGCAATTCTTTAAATCCAAAAGCATCTTGATAAAAAGCGATTGATTTTTCAAGGTTTTCTACTCGCAAGCAAGTGTGTAGCATTTTTGAAGCCATTTTCATTACCTCTTTCATTTTAATAGTTCTATTATACCCTTAATGGACAAAATTTACTAGAAACTTGAACTAGAGTCTTCTTCTCTACGCTTTCATTCTAAGCAGCACTTTTACGATTTTCCTTGCGTATATTGCGAATAAGGAAAAGCATGATCAGGATAAAAAGCCCCTCGAGGAAGTAGAACGTAAATTCGCTGTTCATGATTAGTAAGTCTTTGTAATGATAGTTATTACCGAAAACTGAATTTGGTGCGAATAGGATTCTGAATAGTCTTCTTAAGAAAATAAAGATCTGCAATCCATAAATCATAAAGACCTTCTTCACACCAATCATGAAGCCTTGTTCCTTTGTAAAATAAGACAAAGCGATTCCATTTAACAAGAGGATAACGGTTATGGCCAGAGTTTCATTTCGTAGAATAGTTGGATCAAAGATATCTAAACGGCTGTGAATATATGGCAACGTTTGAAAGAGTAGAATTCCCAAGATTGCTGGAAGAAGGATTTTCTTCAGAGATGGTGGAAATCCAGGACTAAATCTTGTAAAGGACAAGCAAATCACAAGGATTGCAAAAATATGGAAGTAAGATATTGCAACTCCTGAAATAGTCTGGCTTTGATTTGCCAAAGCAGAAAGAAAGCCAGCAGAAAGAAAGATACCAACAGGAATCAGCTTATCCAAAGAATAATCCCATTTCAGCCCCTGACTCACTTGGAAACCATCGATGAAGCTGAAAAATGTAATGAACATAAGGGCACCGATGAGGCCAAACGGTAAGGATGGAATGACGAGGGTCAATAGCAAGATTAGTAGGAACCATGGATGGGGGCTGTAGTAGAATTTCCGTTTTTCTCCTCTAGCAGTCACTCCCTCCTCAATCGGTGTTTTCCTTAATTTTAGCATATAGACG comes from Streptococcus oralis and encodes:
- a CDS encoding putative PEP-binding protein; translated protein: MRNQLVLSGEQIVEKVYPQLLHHVGMIRGEYLLRELNQNILLPSCQQFVKDYLDTICSLYSDEEVWYRFSELTNTEANCLEGTKEHFDENHPLFGYRGIRRLLACPNEFQAEAHVVTEVYQTNPNLSVIFPFVNDADQLKQAIRVLREHGFTGKVGTMIELPSAYFDLDRILETGISKIIVGMNDLTSFVFATVRNSQWHDMESPIMLDMLRDMQDKARMKKIDFAVAGYLNASFIQKMNQMGIKCIIHYSSIPEIFNLEIDHPDHLKRVKEVSKKLQRSNP
- a CDS encoding NUDIX hydrolase; this encodes MEIKKHFGVYAVCFENGKLLCIEKTRGPYQHRYDLPGGSQQLGEGLTETLIREVMEETGYTVRSYSNPRIYDVFVREELKNFMVHHIMAFYDIEVNEKEAQVTISEAVSDGANDSLGYVWMDIQKITEENASPLVLKVKSELLEFPELDKTSYMNWKVNDEKPTCP
- a CDS encoding ASCH domain-containing protein, whose protein sequence is MTPQEMWNAYKQINPSIGDEIDAWAFGVEGDLLAGLVLKGEKTATASAYDLYAIEDEPLPQEGTFDVILDSQNQAVCIVEITKVSVQHFNQVSADHAYKEGEGDKSLAYWRQVHEDCFTEWMREAGLPFTPDSKVVLEEFRKVYPL
- a CDS encoding sensor histidine kinase, whose protein sequence is MFNKLKKTWYADDFSYFIRNFGVFTLIFSAMTLIILQVMHSSLYTSVDEKLQALSSSPQAVIQLALNRATEVVKDIQPATADANKAEIKPNVSSNTEVLLFDKDFNQLLLGNRFLGLDKIKLDKKELNHIRQIQVVNSYGQEETYRMILMETNSSSVSSNVKYAAVLINTSQLEQISQNHEHLIVVVMASFWLLSLIASVYLARVSVKPLLESMQKQKSFVENASHELRTPLAVLQNRLENLFRKPEATIMESSESIASSLEEVRNMRFLTTNLLNLARRDDGIKPEIAEVSPQFFKTTFANYELIASENDRIFEYENRIYRPFMTDQLLLKQLMTILFDNAIKYTEEDGKIEFIVHATDRHLYLTVTDNGIGISAADKKKIFDRFYRVDKARTRQKGGFGLGLSLAKQIVDALRGTISVKDNKPRGTIFEVKIAIQSPSKRKNK
- a CDS encoding M1 family metallopeptidase — its product is MQAVEHFITQFVPEHYDLFLDLSRETKTFSGKVTITGQAQSDRISLHQKDLEITSVEVAGQARPFTVDHDNEALHIELAEAGQVELVIAFSGKITDNMTGIYPSYYTVDGVKKEVLSTQFESHFAREAFPCVDEPEAKATFDLALRFDQAEGEVALSNMPEIDVENRKETGIWKFATTPRMSSYLLAFVAGDLQGVTAKTKNGTLVGVYSTKAHPLSNLDFSLDIAVRSIEFYEDYYGVKYPIPQSLHIALPDFSAGAMENWGLVTYREVYLVVDENSTFASRQQVALVVAHELAHQWFGNLVTMKWWDDLWLNESFANMMEYVCVDAIEPSWNIFEDFQTGGVPAALKRDATDGVQSVHVEVKHPDEINTLFDGAIVYAKGSRLMHMLRRWLGDADFAKGLHAYFEKHQYSNTIGRDLWNALGQASGRDVAAFMDSWLEQPGYPVLTVKVENDVLKISQKQFFIGEHEDKNRLWVVPLNSNWKGLPDTLETESIEIPGYAALLAENKGALRLNTENTAHYITDYQGDLLDAVLAELESLDNTSKLQIVQERRLLAEAGHISYADLLPVLDKLAKEESYLVVSAVSQVIAALERFIDEGTEAEKAFNSLVAKLARHNYDRLGFEAKDGESDEDELVRQLAVSMMIRSNDAEASQVASQIFAAHKENLAGLPAAIRAQVLINEMKHHETKDLVATYLDLYTHATDAVFKRQLAAALAYSTDADNIQTLISSWKDKFVVKPQDLSSWYLQFLGHQATQETVWVWARENWDWIKAALGGDMSFDSFVIFPSHIFKTEQRLAEYKEFFEPQLSDLALSRNIRMGIKDIAARVDLIKREKAAVEAVVAQYAKA
- the ciaR gene encoding two-component system response regulator CiaR produces the protein MIKILLVEDDLGLSNSVFDFLDDFADVMQVFDGEEGLYEAESGVYDLILLDLMLPEKNGFQVLKELREKGITTPVLIMTAKESLDDKGHGFELGADDYLTKPFYLEELKMRIQALLKRSGKFNENTLTYGDIVVNLSTNEVKVEDTPVELLGKEFELLVYFLQNQNVILPKTQIFDRLWGFDSDTTISVVEVYVSKVRKKLKGTAFAENLQTLRSVGYILKDVQ